In Streptomyces sp. TLI_146, the genomic stretch GCACCGAGGAGGTCAAGTTCAAGGGCACCGGGTCGAACTACCCGATCGACTTCACCCGGGACGTGCCGCTCAAGGACCTGTCGCCAGGCACCTACACGCTGTCACTGACCAACGCCATCAAGAGGGGCGGCTACTCGTTCGGCAGCAACGTCACGACCTTCACGGTGAAGGACCACATCGTCACCTTCACCGTGGGCGGCTGAACTCGGCACCATGGCCCCGGCCCACTCCGCGAAGGAGCGGGCCGGCACGCCCCTCAGGCGTTCGGCATCGTCGGCGACGAGATGTGATTCCGGCCGCCGCGTTAAAGCCGCGAGGAGCGCGTCGACCAACTTCCCGGAACGGCCGTCCGCGAGCATGCGGGCGCGCGACCCCACGGGGACAGGCTCGAAGCGCAGGTCGGGGCCGCTCCGTGGGGAGAAGAGCTCCGCCTGCGAGGCGGGATCGGTGGCCCCGCCGCAGCGGACGCAGCATGGCGCCGGGCGTTGGCGTTCGGCGAGCGGGACAACCACCCGCCGAAAGTCAGGCACGGCGTTCCACCCGGTCCTCGCACGGCAGCAGGTCCCTGGCCCTGCGCTCCATCAGGACCGGCAGGTAGGTACGCACCCGTGCGTACCGGAACCCCTCGTACGCCGTCCGTACCGAGCTGCGCACCACGGCGGCATCCAGCTGGGGATACGCCCGCATCAGCCGCTCAGCGACCGTGCGCACCGCCAGGCCATCGTCCGGATCCACCCTCATAGCCTCAGCCCTCCCCGGGAAACCGCACTCTCCCAGACTCACAGCGCGGTCCTTCAGCCAGGAAGCCGACCTTCCGCCGTAATACGCGGCGGCCCCGCAGCACACACCGGCCGAAACGCGCAGGCCCCTCCCCGGCCATCACTGCCGCCAGACCCTGCCGCGCTCTCGGGCGTCCATCCATCGGTGAGAGCGGTGCGGATGCTGTCAGCCACCTGGGCAGGCAGGATCGGGCTCCCTTGGGTGACGACCCGAAACAGGCACGGAAGGCCAAACCGCCCCGGTGCCAGCTAACCCTCGGCGCCCTACAGGCTGGCCATGGCCAAGGTGGTGACCAGCTGTCCTGCCTCAAGGTGGTGGGTGAGGTCGAGACCGCTGTCCATCATGGTGAGGACGGCGTGATGCCGGGCGGCGGGGATGGCGGCGATCTGGCTTCCGTCGCGGTTGACCCTGATGGTCGCCGGCTTCTTTCCTGGGTGGGTCAGGGTGACGGGCCCGTCTTCGGTGCCCGGGCCTACCCATGTAAGGGGGATGGTCGCGGGGCGGCCCCGCAGCAGTTCGTTGAGCGGGTTAGCCGGCGTGCTGACGTAGTCGAGGAGGTCCTCGACTTCGTACGTGTTGGCCTTGTACGCGGTGACCCAGCCGTCGATCTGCTGATTGGCGACCCAGGTGCGGAGCTCGCCGGGGCCGATGTCGGCCTCCGAAGCGGCCCGGCCGATCTGGTGGGCCAGGCGGCGGGAGGTGATGCCGGAGGTCAGCAGCGTGATGGCCTGCTCGGTGTCGACACCGTGCCGGATGTGCCAGGCCGTCTGTGCGAACAGGCGGGGTGTGGTGGGTGTTAGCAGGGGGTGGGTGTTGACGAGGTTGACCAGGGCTCCGGCTGTCCAGCTGATCGCGTGCTCGAAGGCCTGCTTGATGCTCTGGACGGTCAGCTCCAGCAGCCGGGGATGGGTCGGCATGCTGTCGGGCATCCAGATGCGGGCCAGTTCCGGGATGGAGGTGCCGGAGATCCAGTCCCGGACTGCGTCGTCGATCGGCACGTCGACGTTGAAGCTCTCGCTGTGCTGGCTGGTGAGCCTCCAGCTCCCGAGAGCCTCGGGCGTCAGGAGAAGGTCTTTGAAGGCGCCCTGCTCGGCAAGGAAGTCCAAGGTCTGGTCCAGCGGCCACTCGGGCGGCCCGAAGAAGACGCTGATCTCGTCCAAGGTGTCCTCGGGGGCCGCGTAGGCGACGAGTTGCTCGGCAAGGCGTCGGGCTACCTGGTCGAGGAAACGGGCGGATCCGATGCTGGTTCCGGTGCTGGCCCACCGGCGGGTCGAGACGGGGTCGGTGGCGTCGTAGACCGCGGTGACCTTCTCCGCGAGCGCCATCCAGCGGGCTGGGATCGAAGGGTCGTCGGCCTGTTCCATCGCAAGCAGCGACCGCACCGGGTCCAGCCGGTCGCCGGGCGCTTGGAGGGTCTCGGCGTGGGTCTGCAGGACCAGCCACACGAACGCGGCGAAATCGGCCGCGACGGTTCCCACCACGCCGAACAGGCCGTCGAGCGTGTCCTGTAGCTGCCCCTCGGCATTGGACAGCGACCGCAGGGCGTCTTCGCTGAGCAGTTCGGAGGTGGCGGTGAGCCGCTCGCTGTCGGGGGTGAGCGTCTCGAACTCCGCAACCCGGGGCGGGTAGGGGCGTGTGAGGATGATCCATCCCTCGCTCTCGCGCCCGGCCCTGCCGGCACGGCCGATGGCATTGAGCAGTTTCGCGGGACTGAGGCCGCGTTGGTTCCCGCGTGTGGGATCACCCTCGACCGTGTGATGGATGATGACGGTGCGCACCG encodes the following:
- a CDS encoding three-helix bundle dimerization domain-containing protein, with the translated sequence MDPDDGLAVRTVAERLMRAYPQLDAAVVRSSVRTAYEGFRYARVRTYLPVLMERRARDLLPCEDRVERRA